From the Lactobacillus johnsonii genome, the window AATTATTTTGAAGATGTAGATGCAGACTTTGTTTCAATTGATAACTTTCAAGGAGGATATAATGCTGGAAAGTTTATTATAGAAAAAGGTTACACACAGATTGGTTATGTTGCATCAAATCGGATAATTACTAATTTTTTGAAGAGAAGAGAGGGTTTTAGAACTGCTCTAAAAGAAAAAAATCTTGAAATTCCGCCAGACTTTGTCTTTAGTTTAAATCCAGTTGAATTGAGGGGAACATTACCTAAATTTTTCTATTCGAATAAAAAGTATCCGCATGCAATTTTTTGTGAAGATGATTATATGGCTCTACGTTTAGTTAAAGAATTAACCAAAATTGGTATTAAAATCCCTGACCAATTGGCAATCATGGGTTTTGATGATATTTTTGAGGATACAATGATTAATCCGGAATTAACAACAATTCACGTTCCGATTGAACAAATCGTTAGACAGGCAATTAATCAACTAGAAGAAAAAGTAAGTAATACGCATTGGCTTAGCCAGAAAAGCTTTATCTCGACAAAACTAATTGTAAGAGAATCATTAAAATAGCTAGTTAAGTTTAATTAAGTAAATTAACTATTGATGTGTTAGGAAATACTAGCTATTGTAATTTGTGTAAGCGAATACATAAATTTGAGAGGTAATGAGTATGACTAATTATGATAGTTTAAAACAAATTAAGATTGGCTTTGCACCAACAAGAAGAAACATTTTTTCTGCAACAGCAGCAATTGAATTTGCAAATAAAACACGTGAAAAATTAGATGAACTAGGTGTCAATTATGTTGACATTAAAGAAGTAAATGATGACGGACTTCTGTACGACGATGATGGATTAGAAAAGATTACTGAGAAATTCAAGAAAGCAAAAATTGATGGGTTGTTCATTGCTAATGAGAATTTTGGTACTGAGTATGAAGTGGCAAGATTAGCTGCTAAACTTAATGTCCCGGTATTACTTTGGGGTCCAAAAGATGAAGCTCCAGCTCCCGACGGCTCACGTAGAAGGGATACACAGTGTGGATTATTTGCGATTGGAAAAGTTTTACGTCACTTTAATGTCCCGTTTACCTACATTAAAAATAGCGATATTGACGATCCTGCTTTTAGTAGAGGGATGATTGATTTTATCAAAGTATGTAATGTAGTTAAAACTTTTAAGAATACAAGAATTTTACAAATTGGTACTCGTCCCTTTGACTTTTGGTCAGTGATCGTTAATGAAGGAGAGTTATTAGAAAAGTTTGGTATTCAACTTTCACCAATTCCTTTAGGAGAGTTAACTTCTTATATGTATGAGTTAATTGACAAAAAGGATTCTAGAATTGAGGAAACAAAAGAAACCTATCGTAATTGGGCTGATATTAAAATTAAAGATGAAGATTTCACCAAAGTAGCTGCTTTGAAACTTGCTATGCAAGATAAGATGAAGGAATATGGTTGCAATGCAGGTACAATTCAATGTTGGACTGAGTTGCAAAGGGAAATCGGTATTTTACCTTATGCTTCTGAAGCACTACTTCAAACCGAAGGCATGCCCGTAACTTGTGAGACAGATATTAATGGTGCTATTTCTGAATTATTAGCAGAAAGTGCTACTTTGGGTGATGAACGAGCCATATTTGCAGATGTTAACTGTCGCCATCCCGAAAATGAGAATGGTGAATTATTACAGCACTTAGGTACATTCGCCTTTCAAACAGCAAAAAATCGGCCAATTTTACCACCTTCACATTTTGTTTTTGACTATCCTGGCTCAGCTGCTTTTGAAGCTAAAGATGGAACCTATACCTTAGTGCGATTTGATGGTGATCACGGTAAGTATTCAATGTTAATTGGTAATGCTAAAACTTGTGATGGACCATATGAACAAGGGACCTATGCCTGGTTCCAATTTAAGGATTTGAATAGATTTGAAGCAAAATATGTTTATGGACCATATATCCATCATATGGCTGGTGTACGAGCT encodes:
- a CDS encoding LacI family DNA-binding transcriptional regulator, with protein sequence MKLKISDIAEKAGVSKAAVSFALNGKAGVSEKTRKHIFKVIEEMGYEPLRKHKKGGVRKLTSISLVIIKTTTGLMNRSYASLPFFDSLVSNLSQNVGGSGGQVQIVTLNIRNLKQDIENSTALKKSKAAIVLATDLNKKQILFLDSKIKNAIFIDNYFEDVDADFVSIDNFQGGYNAGKFIIEKGYTQIGYVASNRIITNFLKRREGFRTALKEKNLEIPPDFVFSLNPVELRGTLPKFFYSNKKYPHAIFCEDDYMALRLVKELTKIGIKIPDQLAIMGFDDIFEDTMINPELTTIHVPIEQIVRQAINQLEEKVSNTHWLSQKSFISTKLIVRESLK
- a CDS encoding L-fucose/L-arabinose isomerase family protein, translated to MTNYDSLKQIKIGFAPTRRNIFSATAAIEFANKTREKLDELGVNYVDIKEVNDDGLLYDDDGLEKITEKFKKAKIDGLFIANENFGTEYEVARLAAKLNVPVLLWGPKDEAPAPDGSRRRDTQCGLFAIGKVLRHFNVPFTYIKNSDIDDPAFSRGMIDFIKVCNVVKTFKNTRILQIGTRPFDFWSVIVNEGELLEKFGIQLSPIPLGELTSYMYELIDKKDSRIEETKETYRNWADIKIKDEDFTKVAALKLAMQDKMKEYGCNAGTIQCWTELQREIGILPYASEALLQTEGMPVTCETDINGAISELLAESATLGDERAIFADVNCRHPENENGELLQHLGTFAFQTAKNRPILPPSHFVFDYPGSAAFEAKDGTYTLVRFDGDHGKYSMLIGNAKTCDGPYEQGTYAWFQFKDLNRFEAKYVYGPYIHHMAGVRADVVPILAEACKYINVSPDYYDPIKDKVAAYWYGDLDSILDDEQKHK